One Cedecea neteri DNA segment encodes these proteins:
- a CDS encoding RrF2 family transcriptional regulator has protein sequence MLDYRFPTALQMVLSVAMAEQMGERSTSAILAYGLEANPSFIRKLMVPLTRDGIIVSTLGRNGSIHLGRPAEEITLRDIYLSVIEDKKIWASRPDVPARCVVSANACWYFKTIAEEAEEASLAVLARHTVASALEKVKKSDTSGCQPVPELEALYKKGH, from the coding sequence ATGTTAGATTACCGCTTCCCGACAGCTTTGCAGATGGTTCTCAGCGTAGCGATGGCGGAGCAAATGGGTGAACGTTCGACCAGCGCCATCCTCGCCTACGGCCTGGAAGCCAACCCGAGCTTTATCCGTAAACTGATGGTTCCCCTCACGCGTGACGGCATTATTGTCTCGACGCTGGGGCGCAACGGTTCCATTCATCTTGGCCGCCCGGCCGAAGAGATAACCCTGCGAGATATTTACCTGTCGGTGATTGAAGACAAAAAGATTTGGGCTTCCCGCCCGGACGTGCCTGCCCGCTGCGTGGTGAGCGCCAACGCCTGCTGGTACTTCAAAACGATTGCAGAAGAAGCCGAAGAGGCATCGCTGGCGGTGCTGGCTCGCCATACCGTGGCCAGCGCGCTGGAGAAAGTGAAAAAAAGCGATACCAGCGGCTGCCAGCCGGTGCCTGAGCTAGAGGCGCTGTACAAAAAAGGCCATTAA